From a single Oreochromis niloticus isolate F11D_XX linkage group LG3, O_niloticus_UMD_NMBU, whole genome shotgun sequence genomic region:
- the LOC100704742 gene encoding C-C motif chemokine 3, whose translation MKTTHILLLCILGAALLSAVNCNSGNGPDNCCFKFYPRRIRANLVESYQLTDHRCPKPAAVFTTKKGRSVCMDPSLSWVESIMKTLDESSF comes from the exons ATGAAGACCACTCACATCCTTTTGCTGTGCATCCTTGGAGCTGCTTTGTTGTCTGCAGTTAACTGCAACA GTGGAAATGGCCCCGACAACTGCTGTTTCAAGTTTTACCCAAGAAGAATTAGAGCAAACCTCGTGGAGTCGTATCAACTGACTGATCACCGATGCCCAAAGCCTGCCGCTGT CTTCACTACCAAAAAAGGTCGTTCAGTCTGTATGGATCCGTCTCTCTCCTGGGTCGAAAGCATCATGAAAACGCTGGACGAGAGCTCATTTTAA